The Canis lupus dingo isolate Sandy chromosome 4, ASM325472v2, whole genome shotgun sequence genome contains a region encoding:
- the LOC112660872 gene encoding zinc finger protein 260-like, translating into MSTNCVPSRKVPFKYDLNGMNLENILISIGSNRTSSRKKPHVSNVYEKLLDIKQAKPHTEEISYQNNQYEKALSHKNGIIQHLNTQSSEKISKYGGGKSIGKKTTIIPHREIDTREKLCEYNGHGETCEKLTLLKCYGVHMEIKQYESNQVENNFKRVSHFTQVQKKQRHQDLFKCSECEKTFNYKSNLIVHQRTHTGEKPLEFNLYRKTSHKSAVTDYQLTYMEEKLYKCHECGKSFCRKSSLTRHEGMYKGGKPHECNACGKTFCKKSAFTQHQKTHAGEKHFQCNERSKTFHRQSGIKVLKRIHTGEKRFQCNECGKTFHWQSDVKLHQRIHTGEKPFQCSKCDKTFYRQADVNAHQRIHTGEKRYQCNECGKTFYWQSDVHAHQRTHTGEKPFQCNECGKSFHRQSDVNVHQRTHTGEKRFQCKECGKTFYRQSDVNAHQRIHTGQKPFQCKECGKTFYRQADVNVHQRTHTGEKRFQCKECGKTFFRQSEVNVHQRTHTGEKPFQCTECGKTFYRQSDVNAHQRIHTGEKPYKCNQCGKSFYEKSSLTRHERTHTGEKPYECNECRRTFCQKSALTQHWRTHTGDRPFQCNVCGKTYRHLSAINVHQRTHTGVKPFQCNDCEKSFLTKSTLTNHQRTHTGEKPFECNECGKSFRHKSTLTTHLRIHSGEKPYKCCECGKTFGRKSALRNHQGIHIG; encoded by the coding sequence ATGAGTACAAATTGTGTTCCTTCAAGAAAAGTGCCCTTCAAATATGACTtaaatggaatgaatttggaaaatattttaatatcaattgGTAGTAATAGAACTTCTTCAAGAAAAAAGCCTCATGTATCAAATGTATATGAGAAATTACTTGATATTAAGCAGGCAAAACCTCATACTGAAGAGATTTCttatcaaaataatcaatatgagAAAGCCCTGAGTCATAAGAATGGTATAATTCAGCACTTAAATACTCAGTCTTCAGAGAAGATTTCAAAATATGGTGGTGGAAAGTCCATAGGAAAAAAGACCACAATAATTCCACACAGGGAAATTGACACAAGAGAAAAACTCTGTGAATATAATGGACATGGAGAAACCTGTGAGAAATTAACTCTTTTGAAATGTTATGGGGTCCacatggaaataaaacaatatgaaagcaatcaagttgaaaataatttcaaaagggTGTCACATTTCACTCAAGTTCAGAAAAAACAGAGACATCAGGATCTCTTCAAATGTAGTGAGTGTGAGAAAACATTCAACTACAAGTCAAACCTCATAGTGCATCAGagaacacacacaggagagaaacccctTGAGTTTAATTTATATAGGAAAACAAGTCACAAATCAGCTGTCACGGATTATCAGTTAACATATATGGAGGAGAAACTTTATAAATGTCATGAATGTGGGAAGTCCTTTTGCAGGAAATCCTCTCTCACTCGACATGAGGGAATGTATAAAGGGGGGAAACCCCATGAGTGTAATGCATGTGGAAAAACTTTCTGTAAGAAGTCAGCCTTCACTCAACATCAGAAAACTCATGCAGGAGAGAAACACTTCCAATGTAATGAACGCAGTAAGACTTTCCATCGGCAGTCAGGCATTAAGGTACTTAAGAGAatccacacaggagagaaacgCTTCCAATGTAATGAATGTGGCAAAACTTTCCATTGGCAGTCAGATGTTAAGctacatcagagaattcacacaggagagaaaccctttCAGTGTAGTAAGTGTGACAAAACTTTCTATCGACAGGCAGATGTTAATgcacatcagagaattcacacaggagagaagcgCTATCAGTGTAATGAATGTGGTAAAACTTTCTATTGGCAGTCAGATGTTCATGCACATCAAAgaactcacacaggagagaaaccctttCAATGTAATGAATGTGGTAAATCTTTTCATCGGCAGTCGGATGTTAATGTTCATCAGAgaactcacacaggagagaaacgcTTTCAGTGTAAGGAATGTGGTAAAACTTTCTATCGGCAGTCAGATGTTAATGCACATCAGAGGATTCACACGGGACAGAAACCCTTTCAGTGTAAGGAATGTGGTAAAACTTTCTATCGGCAGGCAGACGTTAATGTGCATCAGAgaactcacacaggagagaaacgcTTTCAATGCAAGGAATGTGGTAAAACTTTCTTTCGGCAGTCAGAAGTTAATGTACATCAGAGgactcacacaggagagaagccctTTCAGTGTACTGAGTGTGGTAAAACTTTTTATCGGCAGTCAGATGTTAATgcacatcagagaattcacacaggagagaaaccttataaatgtaaTCAATGTGGGAAGTCCTTTTATGAGAAGTCATCCCTCACCCGACATGAGAGAACTCACACAGGGGAAAAGCcctatgaatgtaatgaatgtaGGAGAACCTTCTGCCAGAAGTCAGCCCTCACTCAACATTGGAGAACTCACACAGGAGATAGACCCTTTCAATGCAATGTATGCGGTAAAACTTACCGTCATCTGTCAGCCATCAATGTACATCAGAGAACTCACACAGGAGTGAAACCCTTCCAGTGTAATGACTGTGAGAAATCTTTTCTTACAAAGTCGACTCTTACTAATCATCAGAGAACTCATACAGGGGAAAAACCCTTTgagtgtaatgaatgtgggaagaGTTTCCGTCATAAATCTACCCTCACTACCCATCTGAGAATTCACTCAGGAGAGAAGCCTTATAAATGCTGTGAATGTGGAAAAACTTTCGGCCGGAAATCAGCCCTTAGGAATCATCAAGGAATTCACATAGGGTAG